From one Pieris brassicae chromosome 5, ilPieBrab1.1, whole genome shotgun sequence genomic stretch:
- the LOC123709767 gene encoding DNA mismatch repair protein PMS1 isoform X4: MNQENIKPINRDTVHKICSGQVVLSLAVAVKELLENSLDAGATNVDIRLKNYGIDLIEVSDNGSGVTEDNMAALTLKYHTSKLNDYSDLLGVTSFGFRGEALSSLCSLANLTIITRHHTSSYATKIQYDNKGNILSKTPCSRQVGTTVTLTNLFTSLPVRQKEFHKNSKREFNKMTNLLYAYCCISKGVKITCSNQTQSNSKSVVLATTGSQSYKDNIASVFGHKQIQSILEINTENVSNIKENIFKGLSAELKEHNETIEIEDVEIDLSEDSNDADANKTHNDQSDSFSLSQKSQGYKNIPSPVELEGFISSCEHGSGRSSTDRQLYYVNSRPCEPTKIIKLVNEIYKQYNSNQYPFVFLNIIIDRVTVDVNVTPDKRKVFLTKEKAILDVVKASLIKLFENIPSTLKLNSTFSEDHSKVIVPNLSQPRIFNSFMQQFNKNDEGRTNLSEISEKDKSNDLKRKLPSNSDSLIPKIKRIYETDDKNNDNEIPINNELSEESSNNNCPKATLKQDIDYVKVIPSSSETSNNNVQDYKKLSDFLEATSTNKPENKDNLVSKHIIYLESTEKLPATQILTLSNVITKDLHTIYCKTKDPNKETAKEKLQEIKTFDIKKVKTDHNDLGKTSKQFVTFKTSLEQVKCLTEIYNMKSKKQLPERVKFKSRIDPVFNKKCEEELNREISKHSFNEMQVIGQFNLGFIITRLGDDLFIIDQHATDEIYNFETLQKTTELTSQKLPSTA; this comes from the exons ATGaatcaagaaaatataaaacctatAAACAGGGATACGGTGCATAAAATATGTTCTGGGCAG GTTGTTCTTAGCTTAGCGGTTGCTGTGAAAGAGCTTTTAGAAAATTCTCTGGATGCTGGGGCAACAAATGTTGATATTCGCCTTAAGAACTATGGTATAGATCTTATAGAAGTTTCTGACAATGGTTCTGGAGTAACTGAAGATAATATGGCTGCTTTAA caCTGAAATATCATACTTCAAAGTTAAATGACTACTCAGATCTACTTGGAGTTACTAGCTTTGGCTTCAGAGGAGAAGCTTTGAGTTCTCTTTGCTCATTGGCAAATCTTACAATTATCACTAGACATCATACAAGTAGCTAtg CAACTAAAATACAGTATGATAACAAAggcaatattttaagtaaaacacCATGCTCAAGACAAGTAGGAACTACTGTTACATTAACAAATCTGTTTACCTCTCTACCTGTAAGACAAAaagaatttcataaaaattctaaaaggGAATTTAATAAGATGACTAATTTATTGTATGCATACTGTTGTATATCAAAAGGAGTTAA AATCACTTGCAGTAATCAGACACAATCAAACTCAAAATCAGTTGTACTAGCAACTACAGGTTCACAATCATATAAAGACAACATAGCATCTGTCTTTGGTCATAAACAAATTCAGAGTATACTAGAAATTAATACAGAAAATGTATCTAACATcaaagaaaacatatttaagGGCTTATCAGCAGAACTGAAAGAACATAATGAAACAATTGAAATAGAAGATGTTGAAATTGATTTGTCTGAAGATTCTAATGATGCTGATGCAAATAAAACTCACAATGATCAGAGTGATAGCTTTTCTTTATCACAAAAATCACaaggttataaaaatattccaagCCCAGTTGAATTGGAGGGGTTTATATCTTCTTGCGAACATGGAAGTGGAAGGTCTAGTACAGATAGACAATTGTATTATGTCAATTCTAGGCCATGTGAGccaacaaaaattattaaactagtcaatgaaatatataaacagtataATTCAAATCAATATCCATTTGTGTTtctcaatataattattgatagaGTTACTGTTGATGTCAATGTAACTCCAGATAAGAGAAAAGTATTTCTTACTAAGGAAAAGGCCATTTTGGATGTTGTAAAGGcatctttaataaaactttttgagAATATCCCtagtacattaaaattaaattccacTTTTAGTGAAGACCATTCTAAAGTGATAGTGCCTAATTTAAGCCAACCTAGAATCTTTAATTCCTTTAtgcaacaatttaataaaaatgatgaaGGAAGGACTAACTTGTCTGAAATATCGGAAAAGGATAAATCCaatgatttaaaaagaaaattaccaTCAAATTCAGACAGTTTGATACCAAAAATAAAGAGAATTTATGAAactgatgataaaaataatgataatgaaataCCTATTAATAATGAACTTAGTGAAGAAAGTTCAAACAATAATTGTCCCAAAGCCACACTAAAACAGGATATAGACTATGTTAAAGTTATACCATCTTCATCAGAAAcatcaaataataatgttcaGGATTATAAGAAACTTTCAGATTTTTTGGAAGCAACTAGTACTAATAAACCCGAAAATAAAGATAATCTAGtatcaaaacatataatttatttagaatctACAGAAAAATTACCAGCAACACAAATTTTAACACTATCAAATGTAATAACAAAAGATTTGCATACAATATactgtaaaacaaaagatccCAATAAGGAAACTGCTAAAGAGAAActgcaagaaataaaaacttttgatattaaaaaagtgaAAACTGACCACAACGACTTAGGAAAAACGTCTAAACAGTTTGTTACCTTTAAAACATCTTTGGAACAGGTTAAATGTTTAACCGAAATTTATAACATGAAAAGCAAAAAGCAATTACCTGAAAGAGTAAAATTTAAGAGCCGCATTGATCcagtgtttaataaaaaatgtgaagAAGAATTAAATAGGGAAATATCTAAACATTCATTTAATGAAATGCAAGTGATTGGTCAATTCAATCTAGGATTTATCATTACCCGCTTAGGTGATGACCTTTTCATCATCGACCAGCATGCTACCGAtgagatttataattttgagaCTTTGCAAAAAACTACTGAACTCACAAGTCAAAAATTG ccCTCAACAGCTTGA
- the LOC123709767 gene encoding mismatch repair endonuclease PMS2 isoform X3, with protein sequence MAALTLKYHTSKLNDYSDLLGVTSFGFRGEALSSLCSLANLTIITRHHTSSYATKIQYDNKGNILSKTPCSRQVGTTVTLTNLFTSLPVRQKEFHKNSKREFNKMTNLLYAYCCISKGVKITCSNQTQSNSKSVVLATTGSQSYKDNIASVFGHKQIQSILEINTENVSNIKENIFKGLSAELKEHNETIEIEDVEIDLSEDSNDADANKTHNDQSDSFSLSQKSQGYKNIPSPVELEGFISSCEHGSGRSSTDRQLYYVNSRPCEPTKIIKLVNEIYKQYNSNQYPFVFLNIIIDRVTVDVNVTPDKRKVFLTKEKAILDVVKASLIKLFENIPSTLKLNSTFSEDHSKVIVPNLSQPRIFNSFMQQFNKNDEGRTNLSEISEKDKSNDLKRKLPSNSDSLIPKIKRIYETDDKNNDNEIPINNELSEESSNNNCPKATLKQDIDYVKVIPSSSETSNNNVQDYKKLSDFLEATSTNKPENKDNLVSKHIIYLESTEKLPATQILTLSNVITKDLHTIYCKTKDPNKETAKEKLQEIKTFDIKKVKTDHNDLGKTSKQFVTFKTSLEQVKCLTEIYNMKSKKQLPERVKFKSRIDPVFNKKCEEELNREISKHSFNEMQVIGQFNLGFIITRLGDDLFIIDQHATDEIYNFETLQKTTELTSQKLVIPQQLELTGVNEEILMDNLDIFKKNGFTFDIEENAPVTKRVKLLTLPMSKNWIFGKDDIEELLFMLKESPSEYCRPSRVRAMFASRACRKSVMIGTALSKADMKQLIDHMSEIDKPWNCPHGRPTIRHLVNLAMVYTC encoded by the exons ATGGCTGCTTTAA caCTGAAATATCATACTTCAAAGTTAAATGACTACTCAGATCTACTTGGAGTTACTAGCTTTGGCTTCAGAGGAGAAGCTTTGAGTTCTCTTTGCTCATTGGCAAATCTTACAATTATCACTAGACATCATACAAGTAGCTAtg CAACTAAAATACAGTATGATAACAAAggcaatattttaagtaaaacacCATGCTCAAGACAAGTAGGAACTACTGTTACATTAACAAATCTGTTTACCTCTCTACCTGTAAGACAAAaagaatttcataaaaattctaaaaggGAATTTAATAAGATGACTAATTTATTGTATGCATACTGTTGTATATCAAAAGGAGTTAA AATCACTTGCAGTAATCAGACACAATCAAACTCAAAATCAGTTGTACTAGCAACTACAGGTTCACAATCATATAAAGACAACATAGCATCTGTCTTTGGTCATAAACAAATTCAGAGTATACTAGAAATTAATACAGAAAATGTATCTAACATcaaagaaaacatatttaagGGCTTATCAGCAGAACTGAAAGAACATAATGAAACAATTGAAATAGAAGATGTTGAAATTGATTTGTCTGAAGATTCTAATGATGCTGATGCAAATAAAACTCACAATGATCAGAGTGATAGCTTTTCTTTATCACAAAAATCACaaggttataaaaatattccaagCCCAGTTGAATTGGAGGGGTTTATATCTTCTTGCGAACATGGAAGTGGAAGGTCTAGTACAGATAGACAATTGTATTATGTCAATTCTAGGCCATGTGAGccaacaaaaattattaaactagtcaatgaaatatataaacagtataATTCAAATCAATATCCATTTGTGTTtctcaatataattattgatagaGTTACTGTTGATGTCAATGTAACTCCAGATAAGAGAAAAGTATTTCTTACTAAGGAAAAGGCCATTTTGGATGTTGTAAAGGcatctttaataaaactttttgagAATATCCCtagtacattaaaattaaattccacTTTTAGTGAAGACCATTCTAAAGTGATAGTGCCTAATTTAAGCCAACCTAGAATCTTTAATTCCTTTAtgcaacaatttaataaaaatgatgaaGGAAGGACTAACTTGTCTGAAATATCGGAAAAGGATAAATCCaatgatttaaaaagaaaattaccaTCAAATTCAGACAGTTTGATACCAAAAATAAAGAGAATTTATGAAactgatgataaaaataatgataatgaaataCCTATTAATAATGAACTTAGTGAAGAAAGTTCAAACAATAATTGTCCCAAAGCCACACTAAAACAGGATATAGACTATGTTAAAGTTATACCATCTTCATCAGAAAcatcaaataataatgttcaGGATTATAAGAAACTTTCAGATTTTTTGGAAGCAACTAGTACTAATAAACCCGAAAATAAAGATAATCTAGtatcaaaacatataatttatttagaatctACAGAAAAATTACCAGCAACACAAATTTTAACACTATCAAATGTAATAACAAAAGATTTGCATACAATATactgtaaaacaaaagatccCAATAAGGAAACTGCTAAAGAGAAActgcaagaaataaaaacttttgatattaaaaaagtgaAAACTGACCACAACGACTTAGGAAAAACGTCTAAACAGTTTGTTACCTTTAAAACATCTTTGGAACAGGTTAAATGTTTAACCGAAATTTATAACATGAAAAGCAAAAAGCAATTACCTGAAAGAGTAAAATTTAAGAGCCGCATTGATCcagtgtttaataaaaaatgtgaagAAGAATTAAATAGGGAAATATCTAAACATTCATTTAATGAAATGCAAGTGATTGGTCAATTCAATCTAGGATTTATCATTACCCGCTTAGGTGATGACCTTTTCATCATCGACCAGCATGCTACCGAtgagatttataattttgagaCTTTGCAAAAAACTACTGAACTCACAAGTCAAAAATTGGTAat ccCTCAACAGCTTGAGCTCACTGGTGTCAATGAGGAAATATTAATGGATAATTtagacatatttaaaaaaaacggttTTACGTTTGATATTGAAGAAAACGCTCCCGTAACCAAaagagttaaattattaacattaccAATGTCTAAGAATTGGATATTTGGCAAGGATGATATTGAAGAGCTTTTATTCATGCTAAAG
- the LOC123709767 gene encoding mismatch repair endonuclease PMS2 isoform X1 yields the protein MNQENIKPINRDTVHKICSGQVVLSLAVAVKELLENSLDAGATNVDIRLKNYGIDLIEVSDNGSGVTEDNMAALTLKYHTSKLNDYSDLLGVTSFGFRGEALSSLCSLANLTIITRHHTSSYATKIQYDNKGNILSKTPCSRQVGTTVTLTNLFTSLPVRQKEFHKNSKREFNKMTNLLYAYCCISKGVKITCSNQTQSNSKSVVLATTGSQSYKDNIASVFGHKQIQSILEINTENVSNIKENIFKGLSAELKEHNETIEIEDVEIDLSEDSNDADANKTHNDQSDSFSLSQKSQGYKNIPSPVELEGFISSCEHGSGRSSTDRQLYYVNSRPCEPTKIIKLVNEIYKQYNSNQYPFVFLNIIIDRVTVDVNVTPDKRKVFLTKEKAILDVVKASLIKLFENIPSTLKLNSTFSEDHSKVIVPNLSQPRIFNSFMQQFNKNDEGRTNLSEISEKDKSNDLKRKLPSNSDSLIPKIKRIYETDDKNNDNEIPINNELSEESSNNNCPKATLKQDIDYVKVIPSSSETSNNNVQDYKKLSDFLEATSTNKPENKDNLVSKHIIYLESTEKLPATQILTLSNVITKDLHTIYCKTKDPNKETAKEKLQEIKTFDIKKVKTDHNDLGKTSKQFVTFKTSLEQVKCLTEIYNMKSKKQLPERVKFKSRIDPVFNKKCEEELNREISKHSFNEMQVIGQFNLGFIITRLGDDLFIIDQHATDEIYNFETLQKTTELTSQKLVIPQQLELTGVNEEILMDNLDIFKKNGFTFDIEENAPVTKRVKLLTLPMSKNWIFGKDDIEELLFMLKESPSEYCRPSRVRAMFASRACRKSVMIGTALSKADMKQLIDHMSEIDKPWNCPHGRPTIRHLVNLAMVYTC from the exons ATGaatcaagaaaatataaaacctatAAACAGGGATACGGTGCATAAAATATGTTCTGGGCAG GTTGTTCTTAGCTTAGCGGTTGCTGTGAAAGAGCTTTTAGAAAATTCTCTGGATGCTGGGGCAACAAATGTTGATATTCGCCTTAAGAACTATGGTATAGATCTTATAGAAGTTTCTGACAATGGTTCTGGAGTAACTGAAGATAATATGGCTGCTTTAA caCTGAAATATCATACTTCAAAGTTAAATGACTACTCAGATCTACTTGGAGTTACTAGCTTTGGCTTCAGAGGAGAAGCTTTGAGTTCTCTTTGCTCATTGGCAAATCTTACAATTATCACTAGACATCATACAAGTAGCTAtg CAACTAAAATACAGTATGATAACAAAggcaatattttaagtaaaacacCATGCTCAAGACAAGTAGGAACTACTGTTACATTAACAAATCTGTTTACCTCTCTACCTGTAAGACAAAaagaatttcataaaaattctaaaaggGAATTTAATAAGATGACTAATTTATTGTATGCATACTGTTGTATATCAAAAGGAGTTAA AATCACTTGCAGTAATCAGACACAATCAAACTCAAAATCAGTTGTACTAGCAACTACAGGTTCACAATCATATAAAGACAACATAGCATCTGTCTTTGGTCATAAACAAATTCAGAGTATACTAGAAATTAATACAGAAAATGTATCTAACATcaaagaaaacatatttaagGGCTTATCAGCAGAACTGAAAGAACATAATGAAACAATTGAAATAGAAGATGTTGAAATTGATTTGTCTGAAGATTCTAATGATGCTGATGCAAATAAAACTCACAATGATCAGAGTGATAGCTTTTCTTTATCACAAAAATCACaaggttataaaaatattccaagCCCAGTTGAATTGGAGGGGTTTATATCTTCTTGCGAACATGGAAGTGGAAGGTCTAGTACAGATAGACAATTGTATTATGTCAATTCTAGGCCATGTGAGccaacaaaaattattaaactagtcaatgaaatatataaacagtataATTCAAATCAATATCCATTTGTGTTtctcaatataattattgatagaGTTACTGTTGATGTCAATGTAACTCCAGATAAGAGAAAAGTATTTCTTACTAAGGAAAAGGCCATTTTGGATGTTGTAAAGGcatctttaataaaactttttgagAATATCCCtagtacattaaaattaaattccacTTTTAGTGAAGACCATTCTAAAGTGATAGTGCCTAATTTAAGCCAACCTAGAATCTTTAATTCCTTTAtgcaacaatttaataaaaatgatgaaGGAAGGACTAACTTGTCTGAAATATCGGAAAAGGATAAATCCaatgatttaaaaagaaaattaccaTCAAATTCAGACAGTTTGATACCAAAAATAAAGAGAATTTATGAAactgatgataaaaataatgataatgaaataCCTATTAATAATGAACTTAGTGAAGAAAGTTCAAACAATAATTGTCCCAAAGCCACACTAAAACAGGATATAGACTATGTTAAAGTTATACCATCTTCATCAGAAAcatcaaataataatgttcaGGATTATAAGAAACTTTCAGATTTTTTGGAAGCAACTAGTACTAATAAACCCGAAAATAAAGATAATCTAGtatcaaaacatataatttatttagaatctACAGAAAAATTACCAGCAACACAAATTTTAACACTATCAAATGTAATAACAAAAGATTTGCATACAATATactgtaaaacaaaagatccCAATAAGGAAACTGCTAAAGAGAAActgcaagaaataaaaacttttgatattaaaaaagtgaAAACTGACCACAACGACTTAGGAAAAACGTCTAAACAGTTTGTTACCTTTAAAACATCTTTGGAACAGGTTAAATGTTTAACCGAAATTTATAACATGAAAAGCAAAAAGCAATTACCTGAAAGAGTAAAATTTAAGAGCCGCATTGATCcagtgtttaataaaaaatgtgaagAAGAATTAAATAGGGAAATATCTAAACATTCATTTAATGAAATGCAAGTGATTGGTCAATTCAATCTAGGATTTATCATTACCCGCTTAGGTGATGACCTTTTCATCATCGACCAGCATGCTACCGAtgagatttataattttgagaCTTTGCAAAAAACTACTGAACTCACAAGTCAAAAATTGGTAat ccCTCAACAGCTTGAGCTCACTGGTGTCAATGAGGAAATATTAATGGATAATTtagacatatttaaaaaaaacggttTTACGTTTGATATTGAAGAAAACGCTCCCGTAACCAAaagagttaaattattaacattaccAATGTCTAAGAATTGGATATTTGGCAAGGATGATATTGAAGAGCTTTTATTCATGCTAAAG
- the LOC123709767 gene encoding mismatch repair endonuclease PMS2 isoform X2 encodes MNQENIKPINRDTVHKICSGQVVLSLAVAVKELLENSLDAGATNVDIRLKNYGIDLIEVSDNGSGVTEDNMAALTLKYHTSKLNDYSDLLGVTSFGFRGEALSSLCSLANLTIITRHHTSSYATKIQYDNKGNILSKTPCSRQVGTTVTLTNLFTSLPVRQKEFHKNSKREFNKMTNLLYAYCCISKGVNNQTQSNSKSVVLATTGSQSYKDNIASVFGHKQIQSILEINTENVSNIKENIFKGLSAELKEHNETIEIEDVEIDLSEDSNDADANKTHNDQSDSFSLSQKSQGYKNIPSPVELEGFISSCEHGSGRSSTDRQLYYVNSRPCEPTKIIKLVNEIYKQYNSNQYPFVFLNIIIDRVTVDVNVTPDKRKVFLTKEKAILDVVKASLIKLFENIPSTLKLNSTFSEDHSKVIVPNLSQPRIFNSFMQQFNKNDEGRTNLSEISEKDKSNDLKRKLPSNSDSLIPKIKRIYETDDKNNDNEIPINNELSEESSNNNCPKATLKQDIDYVKVIPSSSETSNNNVQDYKKLSDFLEATSTNKPENKDNLVSKHIIYLESTEKLPATQILTLSNVITKDLHTIYCKTKDPNKETAKEKLQEIKTFDIKKVKTDHNDLGKTSKQFVTFKTSLEQVKCLTEIYNMKSKKQLPERVKFKSRIDPVFNKKCEEELNREISKHSFNEMQVIGQFNLGFIITRLGDDLFIIDQHATDEIYNFETLQKTTELTSQKLVIPQQLELTGVNEEILMDNLDIFKKNGFTFDIEENAPVTKRVKLLTLPMSKNWIFGKDDIEELLFMLKESPSEYCRPSRVRAMFASRACRKSVMIGTALSKADMKQLIDHMSEIDKPWNCPHGRPTIRHLVNLAMVYTC; translated from the exons ATGaatcaagaaaatataaaacctatAAACAGGGATACGGTGCATAAAATATGTTCTGGGCAG GTTGTTCTTAGCTTAGCGGTTGCTGTGAAAGAGCTTTTAGAAAATTCTCTGGATGCTGGGGCAACAAATGTTGATATTCGCCTTAAGAACTATGGTATAGATCTTATAGAAGTTTCTGACAATGGTTCTGGAGTAACTGAAGATAATATGGCTGCTTTAA caCTGAAATATCATACTTCAAAGTTAAATGACTACTCAGATCTACTTGGAGTTACTAGCTTTGGCTTCAGAGGAGAAGCTTTGAGTTCTCTTTGCTCATTGGCAAATCTTACAATTATCACTAGACATCATACAAGTAGCTAtg CAACTAAAATACAGTATGATAACAAAggcaatattttaagtaaaacacCATGCTCAAGACAAGTAGGAACTACTGTTACATTAACAAATCTGTTTACCTCTCTACCTGTAAGACAAAaagaatttcataaaaattctaaaaggGAATTTAATAAGATGACTAATTTATTGTATGCATACTGTTGTATATCAAAAGGAGTTAA TAATCAGACACAATCAAACTCAAAATCAGTTGTACTAGCAACTACAGGTTCACAATCATATAAAGACAACATAGCATCTGTCTTTGGTCATAAACAAATTCAGAGTATACTAGAAATTAATACAGAAAATGTATCTAACATcaaagaaaacatatttaagGGCTTATCAGCAGAACTGAAAGAACATAATGAAACAATTGAAATAGAAGATGTTGAAATTGATTTGTCTGAAGATTCTAATGATGCTGATGCAAATAAAACTCACAATGATCAGAGTGATAGCTTTTCTTTATCACAAAAATCACaaggttataaaaatattccaagCCCAGTTGAATTGGAGGGGTTTATATCTTCTTGCGAACATGGAAGTGGAAGGTCTAGTACAGATAGACAATTGTATTATGTCAATTCTAGGCCATGTGAGccaacaaaaattattaaactagtcaatgaaatatataaacagtataATTCAAATCAATATCCATTTGTGTTtctcaatataattattgatagaGTTACTGTTGATGTCAATGTAACTCCAGATAAGAGAAAAGTATTTCTTACTAAGGAAAAGGCCATTTTGGATGTTGTAAAGGcatctttaataaaactttttgagAATATCCCtagtacattaaaattaaattccacTTTTAGTGAAGACCATTCTAAAGTGATAGTGCCTAATTTAAGCCAACCTAGAATCTTTAATTCCTTTAtgcaacaatttaataaaaatgatgaaGGAAGGACTAACTTGTCTGAAATATCGGAAAAGGATAAATCCaatgatttaaaaagaaaattaccaTCAAATTCAGACAGTTTGATACCAAAAATAAAGAGAATTTATGAAactgatgataaaaataatgataatgaaataCCTATTAATAATGAACTTAGTGAAGAAAGTTCAAACAATAATTGTCCCAAAGCCACACTAAAACAGGATATAGACTATGTTAAAGTTATACCATCTTCATCAGAAAcatcaaataataatgttcaGGATTATAAGAAACTTTCAGATTTTTTGGAAGCAACTAGTACTAATAAACCCGAAAATAAAGATAATCTAGtatcaaaacatataatttatttagaatctACAGAAAAATTACCAGCAACACAAATTTTAACACTATCAAATGTAATAACAAAAGATTTGCATACAATATactgtaaaacaaaagatccCAATAAGGAAACTGCTAAAGAGAAActgcaagaaataaaaacttttgatattaaaaaagtgaAAACTGACCACAACGACTTAGGAAAAACGTCTAAACAGTTTGTTACCTTTAAAACATCTTTGGAACAGGTTAAATGTTTAACCGAAATTTATAACATGAAAAGCAAAAAGCAATTACCTGAAAGAGTAAAATTTAAGAGCCGCATTGATCcagtgtttaataaaaaatgtgaagAAGAATTAAATAGGGAAATATCTAAACATTCATTTAATGAAATGCAAGTGATTGGTCAATTCAATCTAGGATTTATCATTACCCGCTTAGGTGATGACCTTTTCATCATCGACCAGCATGCTACCGAtgagatttataattttgagaCTTTGCAAAAAACTACTGAACTCACAAGTCAAAAATTGGTAat ccCTCAACAGCTTGAGCTCACTGGTGTCAATGAGGAAATATTAATGGATAATTtagacatatttaaaaaaaacggttTTACGTTTGATATTGAAGAAAACGCTCCCGTAACCAAaagagttaaattattaacattaccAATGTCTAAGAATTGGATATTTGGCAAGGATGATATTGAAGAGCTTTTATTCATGCTAAAG